One genomic segment of Gordonia humi includes these proteins:
- the mftC gene encoding mycofactocin radical SAM maturase (MftC is a radical SAM/SPASM enzyme that catalyzes the first two steps in biosynthesis of the electron carrier mycofactocin from the terminal Val-Tyr dipeptide of the precursor peptide MftA.): MRLIEHFELGLDAPICLTWELTYACNLECAHCLSSSGRRDPRELTTEQCEAVIDELQRMQVFYVNIGGGEPTIRPDFWHLLEYAVNHQVGVKFSTNGVRLTPDRAAFLASPACGGYVDVQISLDGATAEVNDYVRGPGSFDTAITALQNLRDAGFADAKISVVCTRQNIGQLEEFQALADEYGATLRLTRLRPSGRGADVWDELHPLPEQQRELYDWLMAKGEEVLTGDSFFHLAAFGPADGSGALPGLNLCGAGRVVCLIDPIGDVYACPFAIHEEFHAGNLLTDGGFGQVWRTSPLFADLRSPQTGGACTKCAHYDSCRGGCMAAKFFTGLPLDGPDPECVQGYGEVALGQLIEQGARTIPAASHDHSKAAPTRNQPVMLQLMTRPPVSDCAESPLAGFVP; the protein is encoded by the coding sequence ATGAGGCTGATCGAGCACTTCGAGCTGGGGCTGGACGCGCCCATCTGCCTGACGTGGGAGCTGACCTATGCCTGCAACCTTGAGTGCGCGCACTGCCTGTCGTCGTCGGGCCGGCGTGACCCGCGCGAGCTGACCACCGAGCAGTGCGAGGCGGTGATCGACGAGCTGCAGCGGATGCAGGTCTTCTACGTCAACATCGGCGGCGGCGAGCCGACGATCCGCCCGGACTTCTGGCACCTGCTGGAGTACGCCGTGAACCACCAGGTCGGCGTGAAGTTCTCGACCAACGGCGTCCGGCTGACGCCCGATCGCGCGGCGTTCCTGGCCTCGCCGGCCTGCGGGGGGTACGTCGACGTGCAGATCTCGCTCGACGGGGCGACGGCCGAGGTCAACGACTACGTGCGCGGCCCGGGCTCCTTCGACACCGCGATCACCGCGCTGCAGAACCTGAGGGACGCCGGCTTCGCCGACGCCAAGATCAGCGTCGTGTGCACGCGGCAGAACATCGGCCAGCTCGAGGAGTTCCAGGCGCTCGCCGACGAGTACGGCGCGACGCTGCGGCTGACCCGGCTGCGTCCGTCGGGCCGCGGTGCCGATGTCTGGGACGAGCTGCACCCGCTGCCGGAGCAGCAGCGCGAGCTCTATGACTGGCTGATGGCGAAGGGGGAGGAGGTGCTGACGGGCGATTCCTTCTTCCACCTCGCCGCCTTCGGCCCCGCCGATGGGAGCGGGGCGCTGCCCGGCCTCAACCTCTGTGGCGCCGGGCGCGTGGTCTGCCTGATCGACCCGATCGGCGACGTCTACGCGTGTCCCTTCGCGATCCACGAGGAGTTCCACGCCGGCAACCTGCTCACCGACGGTGGCTTCGGCCAGGTCTGGCGGACCTCCCCGCTCTTCGCCGACCTGCGCTCGCCGCAGACCGGCGGTGCCTGCACGAAGTGCGCGCACTACGACTCCTGCCGGGGCGGGTGCATGGCCGCCAAGTTCTTCACCGGGCTGCCGCTCGACGGCCCCGACCCCGAGTGCGTGCAGGGGTACGGCGAGGTAGCGCTCGGCCAGCTGATCGAGCAGGGTGCGCGGACCATCCCGGCCGCGTCGCATGACCACTCCAAGGCCGCGCCGACCCGCAACCAGCCGGTGATGCTCCAGCTCATGACCCGTCCTCCGGTGAGTGACTGCGCGGAGAGCCCGCTCGCGGGGTTCGTCCCGTGA